From a region of the Tenggerimyces flavus genome:
- the murD gene encoding UDP-N-acetylmuramoyl-L-alanine--D-glutamate ligase produces the protein MTALSWLDGAHQRSPWDEVSAVVAGFGVSGYSAAAGLLHVGAHVTVLSDGEPDDAARERATILETLGADIRLGEGATESLPDKTNVLVVSPGLPQQHRLAVAARSRSLPILGEVDLAWRLRSPERPAPWIGLTGTNGKTTTVQMLTSILRAAGLRTAAVGNIGDPIVDAVMDPTPYDVLAVELSNFQLWWSPGLHLRSAAVLNVAPDHLEWHPTMDEYTRTKGKIYDGCEVACVYNVEDPVTEQLVRDADVVEGCRAIGITVGVPGVSMLGIVDDVLADRAFIEERQTAAAELATLSDLPSLAPHNIANALAAAALARSFGVPTVAVRDGLRGFQLDKHRIEQVAVSEGVTYIDDSKATNTHAAQASLLAFSNVVWIAGGQAKGQSFDELVRVAKDRLRGVVLLGVDRGVIADALARLAPSVPVIDVGTPESGVMDHVVLAAGRLARSGDTVLLAPGCASKDQFPSYGARGDAFAAAVHRLG, from the coding sequence ATGACGGCCTTGTCCTGGCTGGACGGCGCGCATCAGCGGTCGCCGTGGGACGAGGTCTCCGCGGTGGTCGCCGGCTTCGGCGTCTCCGGCTACTCGGCGGCGGCCGGGCTGCTGCACGTTGGCGCGCACGTCACCGTGCTGTCCGACGGCGAGCCCGACGACGCGGCCCGCGAACGCGCCACGATCCTGGAGACCCTCGGCGCGGACATCCGGCTCGGCGAGGGCGCGACCGAGTCGCTGCCCGACAAGACCAACGTGCTCGTGGTCTCGCCCGGGCTGCCGCAGCAGCACCGACTCGCGGTGGCCGCCCGTTCTCGGTCGTTGCCGATCCTCGGTGAGGTCGACCTCGCCTGGCGGCTGCGTTCGCCGGAGCGGCCGGCGCCCTGGATCGGTCTCACGGGGACGAACGGCAAGACCACGACCGTGCAGATGCTGACCTCGATCCTGCGCGCGGCGGGCCTGCGTACCGCGGCCGTCGGGAACATCGGCGACCCGATCGTCGACGCGGTCATGGACCCGACGCCGTACGACGTGCTCGCGGTCGAACTGTCGAACTTCCAACTGTGGTGGAGTCCTGGGCTACACCTGCGATCGGCGGCGGTGCTGAACGTGGCGCCGGACCACCTCGAGTGGCATCCGACGATGGACGAGTACACGCGTACGAAGGGCAAGATCTACGACGGCTGCGAGGTCGCCTGCGTCTACAACGTCGAAGACCCGGTGACCGAGCAGCTGGTCCGGGACGCCGACGTCGTGGAGGGGTGCCGGGCGATCGGCATCACTGTGGGCGTGCCGGGAGTGAGCATGCTCGGGATCGTGGACGACGTTCTCGCTGACCGCGCGTTCATCGAGGAACGGCAGACGGCGGCGGCCGAGCTCGCGACGCTGTCCGACCTGCCGTCGCTGGCGCCGCACAACATCGCGAACGCTTTGGCCGCGGCGGCTCTGGCCCGTTCCTTCGGGGTGCCGACGGTCGCGGTGCGGGACGGGCTGCGCGGGTTCCAGCTCGACAAGCACCGGATCGAGCAGGTCGCGGTGTCGGAGGGTGTCACGTACATCGACGACTCGAAGGCGACGAACACGCACGCGGCCCAGGCTTCGCTGCTGGCCTTCTCGAACGTGGTGTGGATCGCCGGGGGACAGGCGAAGGGGCAGTCGTTCGACGAGCTCGTGCGTGTGGCCAAGGATCGGTTGCGCGGGGTTGTGCTGCTCGGCGTCGACCGTGGCGTGATCGCTGATGCGTTGGCGCGGTTGGCTCCTTCGGTGCCGGTGATCGACGTCGGCACGCCGGAGAGCGGCGTGATGGACCACGTCGTCCTCGCCGCTGGACGGTTGGCACGCTCGGGAGACACCGTGCTACTGGCGCCAGGGTGCGCGTCCAAGGACCAGTTCC